From a region of the Palaeococcus ferrophilus DSM 13482 genome:
- a CDS encoding DUF998 domain-containing protein, which produces MRRSQLYAGLTAPLVSFSGIALAILVNRSWWSLTDNAISDLGRVGLPHNWLLNLPLILTALLGIYYAIGLLGEMRNRVEKAGVGVFTLGLVFLALIGAFPEGTSPHYTVSWGFFLFASLGYLIIGLGLWMEGHRNIGTFTVLLFITEVLLTRWAFGTFRGIAIPEFIAALSVVTWHYTTLASVGKDYKSQGVQP; this is translated from the coding sequence ATGAGGCGGAGCCAACTCTACGCGGGATTGACGGCGCCACTGGTCTCCTTCTCCGGCATAGCCCTAGCCATACTCGTGAACCGCTCGTGGTGGAGCCTCACCGACAACGCGATAAGTGACCTCGGAAGGGTAGGCCTTCCGCACAACTGGCTCCTCAACCTCCCGCTGATCCTGACCGCCCTTCTCGGGATTTACTACGCCATCGGCCTCCTGGGAGAGATGAGGAATAGGGTGGAGAAAGCTGGAGTGGGCGTTTTTACCCTCGGCCTCGTTTTTCTGGCGCTGATAGGAGCATTCCCGGAGGGAACGTCACCCCACTACACCGTGAGCTGGGGCTTCTTTCTCTTCGCGAGCCTCGGCTATCTGATAATCGGGTTGGGGCTGTGGATGGAAGGCCACAGGAACATTGGGACGTTCACAGTCCTACTCTTCATCACCGAGGTTCTCCTGACACGGTGGGCCTTTGGAACCTTCAGGGGAATCGCCATACCGGAGTTCATAGCGGCCTTATCCGTTGTGACGTGGCACTACACCACCCTGGCCTCCGTAGGTAAAGACTATAAGTCCCAAGGCGTGCAACCATAG
- a CDS encoding sodium/proline symporter, producing the protein MSNAYELLKEPAAMIAFLFTLLLPIFVGFYAMKRTKTEEDFFVGGRAMDKITVALSAVSSGRSSWLVLGLSGMAYKMGTAAVWAAAGYITVEMLQFVYMGMRLRRFSEKFDAITVPDYFEARFRDTAKIVRLVVSIIIVIFLTSYVGAQFNAGAKTLSASLGISLFWGLLISVFMIVIYMVLGGFVAVAYNDVIRAVIMIIGLTVLPVVAVAHAGGLGMVLDTLKALDPKLVDPWAFGAGVVIGFLGIGLGSPGQPHILVRYMSIDDPDRLRQSTVIGTFWNVVMAWGAVFIGLAGRALYPDVSMLPNESTEMVYPLLSAQFFGPVLYGILMGGIFAAILSTADSQLLVVSSTIVKDFYQEVLRKGEPLTEEVALKISRITVFVIGILAAILAYFAKDIIFWFVLFAWGGLGASIGPTLLLSLYWKRTTKWGVVAGMVVGTLTTIIWKLYLKASTGIYELVPAFTFALLATIVVSLITKTPENVDEIMKAME; encoded by the coding sequence ATGAGCAACGCCTACGAACTGCTCAAAGAGCCCGCGGCCATGATTGCTTTCTTGTTCACTCTACTGCTGCCAATATTTGTTGGGTTTTATGCCATGAAAAGGACTAAGACCGAGGAGGACTTCTTCGTTGGCGGCAGGGCCATGGATAAGATTACCGTTGCCCTTTCGGCCGTTTCATCGGGAAGGTCAAGCTGGCTCGTTCTGGGTCTCAGTGGAATGGCTTACAAGATGGGCACTGCTGCTGTCTGGGCAGCCGCAGGATATATCACAGTTGAGATGCTCCAGTTCGTCTACATGGGAATGCGATTGAGGCGCTTCTCCGAGAAGTTTGACGCGATAACGGTTCCAGACTACTTTGAGGCTAGGTTCAGGGACACGGCTAAGATAGTGAGGCTGGTGGTCTCAATAATCATAGTCATATTCCTGACCTCGTACGTCGGTGCACAGTTCAACGCAGGTGCTAAAACCCTTAGCGCTTCACTGGGAATCAGCCTTTTCTGGGGTCTCCTGATATCGGTCTTCATGATCGTCATCTACATGGTGCTAGGTGGTTTCGTGGCAGTTGCGTACAACGACGTTATCAGGGCTGTCATAATGATAATCGGCCTTACGGTACTCCCGGTGGTTGCGGTGGCCCATGCCGGTGGCCTTGGTATGGTTCTCGACACACTCAAGGCACTTGACCCCAAACTGGTAGACCCGTGGGCATTCGGTGCAGGCGTTGTTATAGGATTCCTCGGAATAGGCCTTGGTTCCCCGGGTCAACCGCACATACTCGTCCGTTACATGTCCATTGACGACCCGGACAGGCTAAGGCAGTCAACAGTTATAGGAACCTTCTGGAACGTCGTCATGGCCTGGGGCGCCGTCTTCATAGGCCTCGCAGGAAGGGCCCTCTACCCTGATGTCAGCATGCTGCCTAACGAGAGTACTGAGATGGTGTACCCGCTCCTAAGCGCCCAGTTCTTCGGGCCGGTACTCTACGGAATCCTCATGGGAGGAATCTTCGCGGCAATACTCTCGACGGCGGACTCCCAGCTCCTCGTAGTTTCCTCGACCATCGTTAAGGACTTCTACCAGGAGGTCCTCAGGAAGGGTGAGCCACTCACCGAGGAAGTTGCTCTCAAGATAAGTAGGATTACTGTCTTCGTCATTGGCATTCTCGCGGCAATTCTCGCCTACTTCGCTAAGGACATTATATTCTGGTTCGTGCTCTTCGCCTGGGGCGGCCTTGGAGCCTCGATAGGTCCGACGTTGCTGCTTTCACTCTACTGGAAGAGGACGACCAAGTGGGGTGTCGTTGCGGGAATGGTCGTCGGAACCCTGACCACGATAATTTGGAAGCTCTACCTCAAGGCCAGTACCGGTATCTACGAGCTAGTCCCTGCATTTACGTTTGCCCTCCTGGCCACTATAGTGGTCAGCCTTATCACCAAAACCCCCGAGAACGTCGACGAGATAATGAAGGCCATGGAATGA
- a CDS encoding PPC domain-containing DNA-binding protein: MKFSKGRAFLFRVPEGEELLRYINEFAKKNNVLMGTVSAIGSLRNPKIGYFDEAAGGYNVIELSGTYELVSLSGNVSLKDGEPFAHIHVALGDSDGSLYGGHLVEGEVFVAEVFIQELLGEILERKPQENGLSLWDVEE, translated from the coding sequence ATGAAGTTTTCTAAGGGCCGGGCCTTCCTCTTTCGCGTACCCGAGGGGGAGGAGCTTCTCAGATACATAAACGAGTTCGCGAAGAAGAACAACGTTCTTATGGGTACCGTTAGCGCCATAGGCAGCCTCCGGAACCCGAAGATAGGCTATTTCGACGAGGCTGCGGGCGGATACAATGTCATCGAGCTGAGTGGAACGTATGAGCTCGTCTCACTGAGCGGGAACGTAAGCCTCAAGGACGGAGAGCCCTTCGCCCACATCCACGTCGCACTGGGGGATTCGGATGGTTCGCTCTACGGCGGGCACTTGGTTGAAGGCGAGGTCTTCGTGGCGGAGGTCTTCATCCAGGAGCTCCTTGGGGAAATCCTTGAGAGGAAGCCCCAGGAGAACGGGCTGAGCCTGTGGGATGTGGAAGAGTGA
- a CDS encoding NifB/NifX family molybdenum-iron cluster-binding protein, translated as MRIAVPTNGGGLNDTVAPVFARAPAFYIADVDENGNVTNEKVIQNGAAMAGGGAGPMAVQTLINEGVEAIIAPQVGPNALGAIQAAGIRLYQVTPGTPVEEAIKAVAGGSVGQFSVPAPPTPTAPQSPVPAYGPYPAAPAYPPYPAYGYGPGYGWGRGGWGRGRGFGRGRGRGGRGWGAQLGYCPWTGRPSRRTWLARFFGW; from the coding sequence ATGAGGATTGCGGTACCTACCAACGGTGGAGGACTCAACGACACCGTTGCACCCGTGTTCGCGAGGGCACCTGCCTTTTACATAGCGGACGTTGACGAGAACGGAAACGTCACCAACGAGAAGGTCATCCAGAATGGTGCAGCCATGGCCGGAGGAGGAGCCGGCCCGATGGCGGTGCAGACGCTCATCAACGAGGGCGTCGAGGCAATAATAGCCCCACAGGTCGGCCCGAACGCCCTAGGCGCTATCCAGGCCGCGGGCATCAGGCTCTATCAGGTCACCCCAGGAACCCCTGTTGAGGAGGCCATAAAGGCGGTGGCCGGGGGAAGTGTGGGACAGTTCAGCGTTCCAGCACCGCCGACCCCAACGGCTCCGCAGAGCCCCGTGCCAGCCTACGGGCCCTATCCTGCCGCTCCAGCGTACCCGCCGTACCCCGCCTACGGCTACGGCCCCGGATACGGATGGGGCAGAGGCGGCTGGGGAAGAGGACGCGGTTTCGGCAGAGGACGGGGCAGAGGCGGAAGAGGCTGGGGAGCCCAGCTTGGCTACTGCCCCTGGACCGGCCGGCCGAGCAGGAGGACGTGGCTCGCCAGGTTCTTCGGCTGGTGA
- a CDS encoding SDR family oxidoreductase — protein sequence MLGIDLSGRLAFTTASSKGIGFGVARVLAKAGADVILLSRSEENLKRAKEKIKGESDVEVSYIVADLTKREDLQRTVKELENIGEPDIFFFSTGGPKPGDFMEMDMEDWEGAVKLLLYPAVYLTKALVPAMERKGFGRIVYSTSVAIKEPVSNIALSNVVRISMAGLVRTLAKELGPKGITVNGIMPGIIRTDRMIQLANDRAAREGKTVEEALQEYAKPIPLGRLGEPEEIGYLVAFLASDLGGYINGAMIPVDGGRLNSVF from the coding sequence ATGCTTGGAATAGACCTCTCCGGGAGGCTGGCTTTCACGACCGCCTCAAGCAAGGGCATAGGCTTCGGCGTTGCAAGGGTTCTGGCGAAGGCTGGAGCGGACGTTATACTCCTCTCACGGAGCGAGGAGAACCTGAAGAGGGCGAAGGAGAAGATTAAGGGCGAGAGCGACGTTGAGGTCAGTTACATAGTTGCCGACCTCACCAAGAGGGAAGACCTCCAGAGAACTGTGAAGGAACTCGAAAACATCGGCGAACCTGACATATTCTTCTTCTCCACCGGCGGGCCGAAGCCGGGCGACTTCATGGAGATGGACATGGAGGACTGGGAAGGAGCCGTTAAACTGCTCCTCTATCCGGCTGTCTATCTCACAAAGGCGCTCGTTCCGGCTATGGAGCGGAAAGGCTTTGGGAGGATAGTCTACTCCACCAGTGTGGCCATAAAGGAGCCGGTCTCAAACATCGCTTTGAGCAACGTGGTGAGGATTTCGATGGCCGGCCTCGTGAGAACGCTCGCGAAAGAGCTTGGGCCGAAGGGCATAACTGTCAACGGCATAATGCCCGGCATCATAAGGACGGACAGGATGATACAGCTCGCAAATGACAGGGCAGCGCGGGAAGGCAAGACCGTTGAAGAGGCACTCCAGGAGTACGCGAAGCCGATACCCCTTGGAAGACTTGGTGAGCCGGAGGAGATAGGCTACCTCGTGGCTTTCTTGGCCAGCGACCTCGGGGGCTACATAAACGGTGCCATGATTCCCGTTGATGGGGGCAGGCTTAACTCGGTGTTTTAG
- the sufC gene encoding Fe-S cluster assembly ATPase SufC, which produces MLKVDSIHVTVENREILRGVNLEISSGEFHVVMGPNGSGKSTLALTIAGHPKYKVTDGRILFDGEDVTGIGPDERAKRGIMLAFQHPHEVEGVRIIEFLQQVLVELKGMDPAEAYDLVVEKAKELWFKEEDLHRYVNVGFSGGERKRLELLQALLIEPKLLILDEPDSGVDVDSLSIISRKIEELHQRGTAILLITHYGRILGHLDREKMKVHVMKDGRIVKTGSGELADQIDREGFARIFEEVGA; this is translated from the coding sequence ATGCTCAAAGTTGACAGCATCCATGTCACCGTTGAGAACAGGGAGATTCTTAGGGGGGTCAACCTCGAGATAAGCTCCGGGGAGTTTCACGTTGTCATGGGGCCCAACGGCTCCGGAAAATCAACGCTCGCCTTAACGATAGCGGGACACCCGAAGTACAAGGTCACGGACGGTAGGATACTCTTCGATGGCGAGGACGTAACGGGCATCGGTCCGGATGAGAGGGCAAAGAGAGGGATAATGCTGGCCTTCCAGCACCCTCACGAGGTCGAGGGTGTTAGGATAATCGAGTTCCTTCAGCAGGTTCTGGTGGAGCTGAAGGGAATGGATCCAGCTGAAGCCTACGACCTCGTAGTTGAGAAGGCCAAGGAGCTCTGGTTCAAGGAGGAGGATTTGCACCGCTACGTGAACGTCGGCTTCTCCGGTGGCGAAAGGAAGAGGCTCGAGCTTCTCCAGGCGCTTCTCATAGAGCCCAAGCTCCTAATCCTTGACGAGCCGGACAGCGGCGTTGACGTTGACTCACTAAGCATAATAAGCAGGAAGATAGAGGAGCTCCACCAGCGCGGCACGGCGATACTCCTAATCACCCACTACGGGAGGATTCTAGGCCACCTTGACAGGGAGAAGATGAAAGTCCACGTCATGAAGGACGGCAGGATCGTCAAGACCGGCTCCGGCGAGCTCGCTGACCAGATCGACCGCGAAGGGTTCGCCAGAATATTCGAGGAGGTGGGAGCATGA
- a CDS encoding DUF835 domain-containing protein gives MDIVKFLASEELNETVTLIINVVTFALAFRFRKPFKERYSGAGRFYDALVLASAVWLLGEALYAPGYFPEYFSEEFAERTAWIADNVWIVFQLLFLYAFASLFRTLIEKYRVEVALEPSASSPEVEVCLSPGTYVLPVGREKEVFTGLAQGMPGLIISRSHPERTKKRFGLEKTPVLWLAKVECRECVRPTNLEYLGHLIVTFLKESNIPKVVLIESMEYLVIENDFEGVVKFLSNIKDYALITGSTVLVSTSPDVWDKREWALLTREFPEWGADV, from the coding sequence GTGGACATCGTGAAATTCCTCGCTAGCGAGGAGCTCAACGAGACGGTAACACTCATCATCAACGTTGTGACGTTTGCCCTAGCCTTCAGATTTAGAAAACCCTTCAAAGAGCGCTATTCGGGGGCAGGCAGATTCTACGATGCCCTGGTTCTGGCCTCCGCGGTTTGGCTTCTCGGGGAGGCCCTCTATGCCCCGGGTTATTTCCCGGAATATTTTAGTGAGGAGTTCGCTGAAAGGACCGCTTGGATAGCGGACAATGTATGGATAGTCTTCCAGCTGCTCTTTCTCTATGCCTTCGCTTCCCTTTTCCGCACACTCATCGAGAAGTACAGGGTGGAGGTCGCCCTGGAGCCTTCCGCGTCCTCCCCAGAGGTTGAGGTATGCCTTTCTCCCGGAACGTACGTCCTTCCAGTGGGGAGGGAGAAGGAGGTGTTCACGGGGCTGGCCCAGGGCATGCCCGGTCTCATTATCTCCCGAAGCCATCCCGAGCGCACTAAAAAGAGGTTCGGCCTTGAGAAAACCCCCGTCCTGTGGCTTGCGAAGGTCGAGTGCAGAGAGTGCGTGAGGCCAACGAACCTCGAGTACCTGGGCCACCTTATCGTGACGTTCCTGAAGGAAAGCAACATCCCAAAGGTAGTCCTCATAGAGAGCATGGAGTACCTTGTGATTGAGAACGACTTTGAGGGGGTCGTAAAGTTCCTCTCCAATATCAAGGACTACGCCCTCATCACAGGCTCAACCGTTCTCGTATCCACCTCACCGGACGTGTGGGACAAAAGGGAATGGGCGCTCCTGACGAGGGAGTTCCCCGAGTGGGGCGCTGATGTTTAG
- a CDS encoding antibiotic biosynthesis monooxygenase, which translates to MAIMRLWHGRVPREKGDAYERFLIERAVPDYSSVEGLLKLHFTRRDEENETHFLLVTIWDSMESIKKFAGENPELAKYYPEDNEFLLEKEKYVQHYEIFYEK; encoded by the coding sequence ATGGCAATCATGAGGCTGTGGCACGGGCGCGTGCCGAGGGAGAAGGGAGACGCCTACGAGCGCTTTCTAATAGAGCGGGCGGTTCCGGACTACAGCTCCGTCGAGGGGCTTTTGAAGCTCCACTTCACGAGACGGGACGAGGAGAACGAGACCCACTTTCTGCTCGTGACGATATGGGATTCAATGGAGTCCATTAAAAAGTTCGCGGGCGAAAACCCCGAGCTGGCCAAGTACTACCCGGAGGACAACGAGTTTCTTCTGGAGAAGGAGAAATACGTTCAGCATTACGAGATATTCTATGAGAAATGA
- the sufB gene encoding SUF-like minimal system protein SmsB, producing MNLHSERETITIAEAKAIIENQIEELAKRNKEPEWMTRIRYKALEAFERAPHNDPIISEEQLLQFIAKPEIKSIPDHIESLEDLPPEMKALLDRLGISEVEQKYIAGLAVQTDTGVIYNQFLQEWAKKGLIVLPTEEAVRKYPDMVKEHFLKLFRTDESKLTAYHTAVWNGGIFLYVKEGLKVPFPLHLFFLIQESALAQAPHIIIIAEKNTEFHLIEGCTAPILVKHSLHLDMTEAYLHDGAKAQLTVLQNWPEYVHTRPMTRAKIGKGARFINTTVGLGSGKSNVANPKYWVEENGYVELNGILLGQKDWYIDLGGEMYLMGKGASGINASKTVIMDESSVITRGVIKAEAPKTKGHISCDALLMSDKAFMETYPGLVSRVDDAELSHEAAIGKIKEEELFYLMSRGLSEEKATQLIVKGFLDPMLKDIPMEFLVEIRRIIELAVSGGM from the coding sequence ATGAATCTCCATTCGGAGCGCGAGACGATAACAATCGCCGAGGCGAAGGCCATCATCGAGAACCAGATCGAGGAGCTCGCAAAGAGGAACAAAGAGCCCGAGTGGATGACGAGGATAAGGTACAAGGCGCTTGAGGCTTTTGAGCGGGCCCCCCACAATGACCCCATCATCAGCGAGGAGCAGCTTCTCCAGTTCATAGCTAAGCCCGAGATCAAGAGCATCCCCGACCACATAGAGAGCCTCGAAGACCTTCCACCCGAAATGAAGGCCCTCCTCGACAGGCTGGGCATAAGCGAGGTGGAGCAGAAGTACATAGCCGGTCTGGCGGTCCAGACTGACACGGGCGTTATCTACAACCAGTTCCTCCAGGAGTGGGCGAAGAAGGGCCTCATTGTCCTCCCCACGGAGGAGGCCGTCAGAAAGTATCCCGATATGGTGAAAGAACACTTCCTCAAGCTCTTCCGCACGGACGAAAGCAAGCTTACGGCCTATCACACCGCAGTGTGGAACGGTGGAATCTTCCTCTACGTGAAGGAGGGCCTCAAGGTTCCCTTCCCGCTGCACCTGTTCTTCCTCATACAGGAGAGCGCGCTGGCACAGGCGCCGCACATAATCATAATCGCAGAGAAGAACACCGAGTTCCACCTCATAGAGGGCTGTACTGCCCCGATCCTTGTCAAGCACTCCCTCCACCTCGACATGACGGAGGCGTATCTCCACGATGGGGCGAAGGCGCAGCTCACAGTCCTCCAGAACTGGCCGGAGTACGTTCACACGAGGCCCATGACGAGGGCAAAGATAGGGAAGGGCGCGCGCTTCATCAACACGACCGTTGGCCTCGGATCAGGGAAGAGCAACGTGGCCAATCCCAAGTACTGGGTTGAGGAGAACGGCTACGTCGAACTCAACGGCATACTCCTCGGCCAGAAGGACTGGTACATTGACCTCGGGGGCGAGATGTACCTTATGGGAAAAGGCGCCTCAGGAATCAACGCGAGCAAGACCGTTATAATGGACGAGAGCAGTGTGATAACGCGCGGCGTTATAAAAGCGGAGGCACCAAAGACGAAGGGCCACATAAGCTGCGACGCCCTTCTCATGAGCGACAAAGCGTTTATGGAGACCTACCCGGGGCTTGTAAGCAGGGTGGACGACGCTGAGCTCAGCCACGAGGCCGCGATAGGCAAGATAAAGGAAGAGGAGCTCTTCTACCTCATGAGCCGCGGGCTGAGCGAGGAGAAAGCTACTCAGCTCATAGTCAAGGGCTTCCTCGACCCGATGCTCAAGGACATTCCCATGGAGTTCCTCGTCGAGATAAGGAGGATAATAGAGCTGGCCGTCAGCGGCGGAATGTGA
- a CDS encoding TrmB family transcriptional regulator, whose translation MLDEKLVETLKRLGLKDYEARVYAALVLLGPSKASEVARESGVPRPKVYEVLKELHRKGFVDFSGGKPAFFRAVEPEKVIGALRDEYIKSAEEAIISLKSGGKREKEWYPVWYLQGEWNIRGKAEELIEGAQREVMAAFVDRRFSRKLTRALRNTNGRGVEVAVILLGGKRPKYLEGMRVELVDPRKLQRKEDLRDIFVHSMFEGHYAVKALIIVDSRESLMIYEEKDVLKGILVTMPFIPTFQRTALLYLIDEAGV comes from the coding sequence ATGCTCGATGAGAAGCTCGTTGAAACTCTCAAGCGTCTTGGCCTTAAGGACTATGAGGCTAGGGTTTACGCCGCTTTGGTGCTCCTCGGCCCCTCAAAGGCAAGCGAAGTGGCGAGGGAGAGCGGGGTTCCGAGGCCGAAGGTCTACGAGGTGCTGAAAGAGCTTCACAGGAAGGGCTTCGTTGACTTCAGTGGGGGGAAGCCGGCCTTCTTCCGTGCGGTGGAGCCGGAGAAGGTCATAGGGGCACTCAGGGACGAGTACATAAAGTCGGCCGAAGAGGCGATAATCTCCCTCAAAAGCGGAGGTAAAAGGGAAAAGGAGTGGTATCCGGTATGGTACCTCCAGGGAGAGTGGAACATCCGCGGGAAGGCCGAGGAGCTTATCGAGGGGGCACAGAGGGAGGTCATGGCGGCCTTTGTTGATAGGCGGTTTTCCAGGAAGCTAACGAGGGCATTAAGGAACACCAATGGGAGAGGGGTTGAGGTTGCCGTCATTCTCCTCGGAGGAAAGAGGCCGAAGTACCTTGAGGGAATGAGGGTTGAGTTGGTTGACCCGAGGAAGCTTCAGAGGAAGGAAGACCTCAGGGACATCTTCGTCCACTCGATGTTTGAGGGGCATTATGCCGTCAAGGCTCTTATCATCGTCGATTCCAGGGAGTCTCTCATGATATACGAGGAGAAGGACGTCCTAAAGGGCATCCTCGTGACCATGCCCTTCATCCCGACCTTCCAGAGGACGGCGTTGCTCTACCTCATAGACGAGGCTGGAGTTTGA
- a CDS encoding MBL fold metallo-hydrolase: MKLTIIFENHAGWKKGLLGYHGFSALVEHDGYRVLVDTGTEGKVLLHNMHELGVEPDSIDALFLTHGHYDHTGGLKAFLEERGEGVGVYAHPGIFERRVALKPRVREIGIPLTRAELEKLGARFYLNDGPKELLPGFISSGEIPRVYWDRAVGYLVREGPYLRDPVRDDMALIVEVKGGIAVITGCGHSGILNIAEHAARLTGKPIKALIGGFHLRGAKTELLRQTVGGLKALGVEGLYAGHCTGTDEYAYLRAHLENVEPLHVGKVVKL, translated from the coding sequence ATGAAGTTAACCATAATTTTTGAGAACCACGCCGGCTGGAAGAAGGGGCTCCTCGGCTACCACGGCTTTTCCGCGCTGGTTGAGCACGACGGTTACAGGGTGCTCGTTGATACAGGGACGGAGGGGAAGGTTCTCCTCCACAACATGCACGAGCTCGGGGTTGAACCGGATTCCATTGACGCGCTGTTCCTCACGCACGGCCATTACGACCATACCGGCGGACTAAAGGCCTTCCTCGAGGAGAGAGGGGAGGGTGTAGGGGTTTACGCACATCCAGGGATTTTTGAGCGCAGGGTTGCCCTAAAACCTCGGGTGAGGGAGATTGGTATTCCCCTCACGAGGGCGGAGCTAGAGAAACTGGGAGCGCGCTTTTACCTAAATGACGGGCCCAAAGAGCTTCTTCCGGGGTTCATCTCGTCCGGAGAAATTCCAAGGGTTTACTGGGACAGGGCCGTGGGATACCTCGTGAGGGAGGGACCGTACTTAAGAGACCCCGTCAGGGACGACATGGCCCTCATTGTGGAGGTTAAGGGGGGCATAGCGGTTATAACGGGCTGCGGCCACAGTGGAATACTCAACATAGCGGAACACGCGGCCCGGCTAACGGGGAAGCCGATAAAAGCCCTGATCGGAGGTTTTCATCTCAGGGGCGCGAAGACGGAACTGCTCCGGCAGACCGTAGGGGGGCTCAAAGCCCTAGGTGTGGAAGGGCTCTACGCCGGCCACTGCACGGGGACGGACGAGTACGCCTACCTCAGGGCCCACCTTGAAAACGTTGAACCGCTGCACGTGGGAAAGGTTGTGAAGCTCTAA
- a CDS encoding NifB/NifX family molybdenum-iron cluster-binding protein has translation MRIIVSTVNGGLDDRVNPAFGRTPTFTIVDVDNDQIANVRVVPNPGYSQARGAGVTAAQFAIDQGAEVVIAGQFGPNSSGVLQAAGIRMASAPANMTVREAVEAFLRGELTGPVMGPEGGGMGGGYGAGMGRGRGMGRGRGAGGGMGRGRGGGW, from the coding sequence ATGAGGATAATAGTTTCAACCGTAAACGGTGGACTCGACGACAGGGTGAACCCCGCCTTTGGAAGAACCCCGACGTTCACGATAGTGGACGTTGATAACGACCAGATAGCCAACGTTCGGGTCGTTCCGAATCCAGGTTACTCCCAGGCGAGGGGAGCGGGAGTTACCGCTGCACAATTCGCCATAGACCAGGGCGCTGAGGTAGTCATAGCCGGTCAGTTTGGTCCCAACTCGTCTGGAGTGCTCCAGGCCGCTGGCATAAGAATGGCCTCTGCACCTGCAAACATGACGGTTCGCGAGGCAGTCGAGGCCTTCCTCCGCGGTGAGCTCACAGGGCCAGTTATGGGTCCCGAGGGCGGCGGAATGGGCGGAGGCTACGGCGCTGGCATGGGAAGAGGACGTGGAATGGGCCGCGGCAGAGGAGCCGGCGGTGGTATGGGTAGAGGTCGCGGTGGCGGCTGGTGA
- a CDS encoding 4Fe-4S dicluster domain-containing protein, translating to MSLKAKLARKFVYAVFPDVRRYTTLKPAFENSPNSPEGRLVPEVVALYGKPGTHILKMALVLPSLLGTAYYGRRCVTSVGRNPGKGKKTAPPEFFEELESYAKSLGVLKVGYTKLTPELVFSNRAVLFENAIVLIGEMRKEEIAKAPGFRAGIEVWRTYYRLTRAAYKIAEFLRERGYNAQPDPAVGGSTNFPLLAQKAGLGYIGKHGLLITLENGPSVRIGAVYTDLELPYTDERVWEYEWIPDFCDRCNACVRACPAQAIYITPKRENGREVHIDYTKCAVVFSRTLGCSVCVKECTFTKGDYERIKRPMR from the coding sequence ATGAGCCTCAAGGCGAAGCTCGCGAGAAAGTTCGTCTACGCGGTCTTCCCGGACGTGAGGAGGTACACAACCCTTAAACCGGCCTTTGAGAACTCCCCCAACTCCCCCGAAGGCAGATTAGTGCCCGAGGTGGTCGCGTTATACGGAAAGCCCGGAACCCACATACTCAAGATGGCACTCGTTCTACCCTCTCTCCTGGGCACTGCCTACTACGGGAGGAGATGCGTGACGAGCGTAGGGAGAAACCCTGGGAAGGGTAAAAAGACTGCCCCGCCGGAGTTCTTTGAGGAGCTTGAGAGCTATGCAAAATCACTCGGCGTTTTGAAAGTCGGCTACACGAAGCTTACTCCGGAGCTGGTCTTCTCTAACAGGGCGGTGCTCTTCGAGAACGCGATTGTGCTTATAGGCGAGATGAGGAAGGAGGAGATAGCGAAGGCACCTGGCTTTAGAGCCGGAATCGAGGTGTGGAGAACCTACTACCGCTTAACCCGGGCGGCCTACAAGATAGCGGAGTTTTTGAGGGAGAGGGGATACAACGCTCAACCAGATCCGGCCGTTGGTGGGAGCACGAACTTTCCGCTTCTGGCCCAGAAGGCGGGGCTGGGATACATAGGCAAGCACGGGCTTTTGATAACTCTAGAAAACGGGCCGAGCGTGAGGATAGGGGCCGTTTACACAGATCTGGAGCTTCCCTACACCGACGAGCGCGTTTGGGAATACGAGTGGATTCCGGACTTCTGCGACCGCTGCAACGCGTGCGTTAGGGCCTGCCCGGCTCAAGCTATTTACATAACGCCGAAGAGGGAGAACGGCCGGGAGGTGCACATAGATTACACGAAGTGCGCCGTCGTCTTCTCAAGAACCCTCGGATGCTCGGTCTGCGTAAAGGAGTGCACGTTCACGAAGGGGGACTACGAGAGGATAAAGCGGCCTATGAGATGA